In a single window of the Deltaproteobacteria bacterium genome:
- a CDS encoding LptF/LptG family permease has protein sequence MKILVRHILKEFLKIFLLCIVTLVSIYLIIDLFEKIDDLMENKATLSEGVRFFLYKVPFILYQTMPVAVLLATLLSLGILSENVEITAMKAGGISIIKIIYPVIAASIVIGILSFIINEFISPPAKRQAEVIKKIRIEKKGDTPSFKQNRLWYGSKERIYSIRYIDSQKGTL, from the coding sequence ATGAAAATACTCGTTAGACATATACTAAAAGAATTTCTAAAGATATTTCTTCTGTGCATAGTAACATTGGTGTCCATATACCTCATTATAGACCTGTTTGAAAAAATAGATGACCTGATGGAAAACAAGGCAACCTTGTCAGAAGGGGTAAGATTCTTTTTATACAAGGTGCCATTTATATTGTATCAGACCATGCCTGTTGCCGTGCTTCTTGCAACACTTTTATCACTCGGGATACTTTCTGAAAATGTGGAGATTACTGCTATGAAGGCAGGAGGCATAAGCATAATAAAGATTATATACCCAGTAATTGCAGCATCAATAGTAATAGGCATCCTATCGTTTATTATAAATGAATTTATCTCACCCCCTGCGAAAAGACAGGCAGAGGTTATAAAAAAGATTAGAATAGAAAAAAAAGGAGATACACCTTCTTTTAAGCAAAACAGACTATGGTATGGCAGCAAAGAGAGGATATACAGCATTAGATATATTGACTCACAAAAAGGGACACTCCA
- a CDS encoding PIN domain-containing protein has product MVLVDTSVWVEHFRSGNIGLKALLNDDLVICHQFIIGELACGNIKNRSEILSLLQAIPMAIRAGHEEVMRFIENYKLMGKGLGYIDMHLLASSILSKASLWTLDKRLHEVSVKLGLAYR; this is encoded by the coding sequence ATGGTTCTTGTTGACACTTCAGTGTGGGTTGAACATTTCCGCAGTGGGAATATCGGACTTAAGGCGCTGCTAAATGATGACCTTGTTATCTGTCATCAGTTTATTATCGGCGAACTCGCTTGTGGAAATATCAAAAACAGGTCTGAAATACTCTCCCTCTTACAGGCGATTCCTATGGCAATCCGTGCAGGGCATGAAGAAGTGATGCGGTTTATAGAAAATTATAAACTTATGGGAAAGGGATTAGGATACATTGATATGCATCTGCTTGCCTCATCTATTTTGTCCAAGGCTTCCTTATGGACATTAGACAAGAGGCTGCACGAGGTCTCGGTAAAATTAGGATTAGCATATCGTTGA
- a CDS encoding nucleotidyltransferase, translated as MIDELEVLKIVTGRLESAGIPYMVSGSVAANFYAAPRMTRDIDIVIEISEKDTEKIFSLFSGDFYIDKEAIKNSLKSQGMFNVIHYEAIVKVDFIIRKNQEYSRIEFGRKRKIIFGGSSINIVSPEDLIISKLFWAKDSFSEIQIKDVKNLIKTVDELDMNYIKSWVKKLGLEDIFKEADK; from the coding sequence ATGATTGATGAGTTAGAAGTTCTTAAAATTGTAACGGGCAGATTAGAATCCGCCGGTATACCGTATATGGTAAGCGGTTCAGTAGCCGCTAATTTTTATGCTGCCCCTCGTATGACCAGAGACATTGATATAGTTATCGAGATTTCCGAGAAAGATACGGAAAAGATTTTTTCGTTATTTTCCGGTGATTTTTATATAGATAAAGAGGCGATAAAAAATTCTCTGAAATCTCAGGGAATGTTTAATGTTATTCACTATGAGGCTATTGTTAAAGTTGATTTTATTATCAGGAAAAATCAAGAATATAGCCGGATAGAGTTTGGACGAAAGAGAAAGATTATTTTTGGCGGGAGCAGCATTAATATTGTTTCACCGGAGGACCTGATTATTTCAAAATTATTTTGGGCAAAGGATAGTTTTTCAGAGATACAAATCAAGGATGTAAAAAATCTAATCAAAACGGTTGATGAACTGGATATGAATTATATCAAAAGTTGGGTAAAGAAATTAGGACTGGAAGATATTTTTAAGGAGGCGGATAAATGA
- the glgP gene encoding alpha-glucan family phosphorylase — protein MEVGMLNNMPTYSGGLGVLAGDTIRSAADLKLPMVAVTLISRKGYFNQDIDENGWQTESHVSWEPSRFMTLLSEKVKVGIEGRDVYIQAWLYLVDSLTGGKVPVFFLDTDVPDNAPEDRRITDCLYGGDNRYRLKQEIILGIGGIRMLNALGFHIKKYHMNEGHASFLTMELLLEHKRDIESVWDERFIWDIEMVKDLCVFTTHTPVDAGHDKFSYDMVKEVMGEIIPFNVLRELAGRDNLNMTLLALNLSKYVNGVAKKHGEVSKNLFPGYEIHAITNGVHSYTWTCESMARLYDKYIPGWANEPELFVRIGRIPDEELWNAHMEAKKILLDFVKEKTGVMTDPDVLTIGFARRATAYKRADLLFSDIERLKKTAKKGRLQIIYAGKSHPKDTQGKELIQKIHNHIRELKGIIDIVYLKNYNMDIALKLVSGVDVWLNTPLRPREASGTSGMKAAHNGVMNFSVLDGWWIEGHIEGFTGWAIGPLPSENSLSENIDTRDADDLYTKLEKVIIPMFYNDKHTWVRMMQNAIGKNAYYFNTHRMMRRYVSEAYIR, from the coding sequence ATGGAAGTGGGTATGCTTAATAATATGCCTACATACAGCGGCGGTCTTGGTGTTCTTGCCGGTGATACAATAAGGAGTGCTGCTGATCTGAAACTCCCTATGGTTGCAGTAACACTTATCTCCAGAAAAGGTTATTTCAATCAGGATATAGATGAAAACGGATGGCAGACAGAGTCCCATGTTTCATGGGAGCCTTCCAGATTTATGACACTCTTGTCTGAAAAGGTAAAGGTTGGGATAGAAGGCAGGGATGTTTATATACAGGCATGGCTTTATCTTGTTGATAGTCTTACAGGCGGCAAGGTGCCTGTATTTTTTCTTGATACTGATGTGCCTGACAATGCACCTGAAGACAGAAGGATAACTGATTGTCTGTATGGCGGCGATAATAGATACAGATTAAAACAGGAGATTATACTTGGTATTGGCGGTATCAGGATGCTTAATGCCCTGGGCTTTCATATAAAAAAATATCACATGAATGAAGGACATGCCTCATTTCTTACCATGGAACTCCTTCTGGAACACAAAAGGGATATTGAGAGTGTATGGGATGAAAGATTTATCTGGGATATAGAGATGGTTAAGGATTTATGTGTCTTTACAACCCATACACCTGTTGATGCAGGGCATGATAAGTTCTCATATGACATGGTTAAGGAGGTAATGGGTGAGATAATCCCATTTAATGTATTAAGGGAACTTGCAGGCAGGGATAACCTGAATATGACACTCCTTGCACTTAATTTAAGCAAATATGTTAATGGGGTTGCAAAAAAACACGGCGAGGTCTCAAAGAATCTTTTTCCTGGTTATGAAATACATGCCATAACAAACGGTGTGCATTCATATACATGGACATGTGAAAGTATGGCAAGGCTTTATGATAAGTATATACCCGGCTGGGCAAATGAGCCTGAATTATTTGTGAGGATTGGCAGAATACCTGATGAGGAGTTGTGGAATGCACATATGGAGGCAAAGAAGATACTTCTGGATTTCGTAAAGGAAAAAACAGGTGTAATGACAGACCCTGATGTTCTGACAATTGGCTTTGCACGAAGGGCAACTGCATACAAGAGGGCAGACCTTTTATTTTCTGATATAGAGAGGCTTAAGAAGACAGCAAAAAAAGGCAGACTCCAGATTATATATGCAGGCAAATCACATCCAAAAGATACACAAGGCAAGGAACTCATACAGAAGATACATAATCATATAAGGGAACTCAAAGGCATTATAGATATAGTTTATCTGAAAAATTATAATATGGATATTGCACTAAAACTTGTTTCAGGTGTTGATGTCTGGCTAAATACACCGCTGCGGCCCAGAGAGGCATCAGGAACAAGCGGCATGAAGGCTGCACATAACGGGGTCATGAATTTCAGCGTTTTGGACGGCTGGTGGATAGAAGGACACATAGAAGGTTTTACAGGCTGGGCAATAGGTCCCTTGCCCTCTGAAAACTCGCTGTCAGAAAACATTGATACAAGAGATGCTGATGACCTCTATACAAAATTGGAAAAGGTTATTATCCCTATGTTCTATAACGACAAACATACATGGGTAAGGATGATGCAGAATGCCATAGGCAAGAATGCATATTATTTCAATACCCATAGGATGATGAGAAGGTATGTATCAGAGGCGTATATAAGATAA
- a CDS encoding phosphoenolpyruvate carboxylase: MTYNDKQLIRDIEYLQSILYEVLLEQCGSPFLKTIQLLTNASLKHHVRTRLRNIINNLDIDASSNVIQAYALNFQLINIAEENFGMQDRRQIQRSGLSVAGSIEDCISSFKKQGVSPEDINEMLNGLSIVPVITAHPTEIKRRTVLEKHRGIYLAIFKKENPIWSPIEKELLGAGIFGETLKLWQTGDIRLEKPSIEEEVENGIFYFNRTFFEMLPRLYEELKIWLKKYYPAHDFEIPSILYFGSWIGGDRDGNPFVTSEKTRWTFKRHKELILSKYIETVTGLISKMSISRYLVPVSKELLTSIREDAIKMGLDGQTVISRNPHEPYRQKLSLIKKKLENTLKTGSRVKGQSSRVEETVTQGFSLEGIKPEGLSYRTSQEFIDDLNIIKTSLNENKGERIARLDIEPLTWQIQTFGFFLAKLDIRQHSEVHRMAVAELLEKSCVVQTGYLALPENEKVKILSKELLNIRPLVPDYSHRTDETREVLNTLKVIKEAQEEITWDAFGSYVISMANNASDVLTVMLLAKEVGLCGIDNEVHLEVHPTY; the protein is encoded by the coding sequence ATGACCTATAACGACAAACAACTCATAAGGGATATAGAATATCTCCAAAGTATACTGTATGAAGTGCTTCTTGAACAGTGCGGCAGTCCATTCCTTAAAACCATCCAGTTACTTACAAATGCCAGTCTGAAACATCATGTCAGAACCCGACTCAGAAATATAATAAACAACCTTGATATAGATGCGTCCAGCAATGTTATTCAGGCATATGCTCTAAATTTCCAGTTAATAAATATTGCTGAAGAAAACTTTGGTATGCAGGACAGACGGCAGATTCAAAGAAGCGGTCTGTCTGTAGCAGGTTCAATTGAAGATTGTATATCTTCATTCAAAAAACAAGGGGTTTCTCCAGAGGACATAAATGAAATGTTAAATGGATTGTCTATAGTCCCTGTTATTACTGCCCATCCAACAGAGATAAAAAGACGGACTGTTCTTGAAAAACACAGGGGTATTTATCTTGCCATATTTAAAAAAGAAAATCCAATATGGTCACCTATTGAAAAGGAGTTACTGGGGGCGGGTATTTTTGGTGAGACTCTGAAACTATGGCAGACAGGTGATATAAGGCTTGAGAAACCAAGTATAGAGGAAGAGGTGGAAAACGGCATCTTTTATTTTAATAGAACATTTTTTGAGATGCTGCCCCGATTATATGAGGAGTTGAAAATCTGGTTAAAGAAATATTATCCTGCTCATGATTTTGAAATCCCATCTATCCTGTATTTTGGGAGTTGGATTGGCGGGGATAGGGATGGGAATCCATTTGTAACCTCTGAAAAGACGAGATGGACATTTAAGAGACATAAGGAACTCATCTTATCAAAATACATTGAAACTGTAACTGGTCTTATCTCTAAGATGAGCATATCAAGATACCTTGTCCCTGTAAGCAAGGAACTTTTGACCTCTATAAGAGAAGATGCAATAAAGATGGGTCTTGATGGGCAGACAGTCATTAGTAGAAATCCGCACGAACCATATAGGCAGAAACTTTCTCTTATAAAAAAGAAACTGGAAAATACATTAAAAACAGGGTCAAGGGTCAAGGGTCAATCGTCAAGGGTAGAAGAAACTGTAACTCAAGGCTTTAGCCTTGAAGGCATCAAACCTGAAGGTTTGAGTTACAGAACATCTCAAGAATTTATAGATGACTTAAACATAATAAAGACAAGCCTTAATGAAAATAAGGGCGAAAGGATTGCAAGACTTGATATTGAACCTCTGACATGGCAGATACAGACCTTTGGTTTCTTTCTTGCAAAACTGGATATAAGACAGCACAGCGAAGTTCACAGGATGGCTGTTGCAGAACTCCTTGAAAAATCATGTGTCGTCCAAACAGGGTATCTTGCCCTACCTGAAAATGAAAAGGTAAAAATCTTATCCAAGGAACTTCTAAATATAAGACCTCTTGTGCCAGATTACAGTCATAGGACAGATGAGACGCGGGAGGTTCTTAATACACTTAAGGTTATTAAAGAGGCACAGGAAGAGATTACATGGGATGCCTTTGGTTCGTATGTAATCAGCATGGCAAATAATGCAAGTGATGTGTTGACTGTCATGCTTCTTGCCAAAGAGGTTGGTTTATGCGGCATAGATAATGAAGTTCACTTAGAGGTTCATCCGACATACTAA
- a CDS encoding phosphoenolpyruvate carboxylase, protein MLKTLFQNEVYKRYLAQRENIQEVMLGYSDSCKDGGILTSNWELYNAQKRIVEVGEENNVKIRLFHGRGGTVGRGGGPTHKAILAQPKGTVNGNIKITEQGEVISSKYANLGTAAYNLNLLIAGVMEAALYSEQLAVNSEQSEKEKIFEEAFGEISQISYKLYRELIEDEDFLAYFYQATPIDELEYLKIGSRPSYRSAPDSFNRGLPDIKKVEDLRAIPWIFAWNLSRHIIPGWYPFGSAIEIWVKGQGSRGERLLKEMYRDWLFFSNLVDNIQMVLAKTDMDIARLYASLVKDENVRNGVYKKIKKEFDLTVKMILMITGQKNILDNDKFLQRSINLRKPSIDPVDYILVDLIKKVRDKRIKGEERQRVIKTLMAGINCIAAGMRNTG, encoded by the coding sequence ATACTAAAGACCCTGTTTCAAAATGAAGTATATAAAAGGTATCTTGCACAGCGGGAAAATATACAGGAAGTTATGCTGGGATATTCTGACAGCTGCAAGGACGGCGGTATCCTTACATCTAATTGGGAGTTGTATAATGCACAGAAAAGGATTGTTGAGGTTGGAGAAGAAAATAATGTTAAGATAAGACTGTTCCACGGCAGGGGCGGGACAGTGGGCAGGGGAGGGGGTCCAACGCACAAGGCAATACTTGCCCAGCCAAAAGGCACGGTTAATGGAAATATAAAGATAACAGAGCAAGGTGAGGTTATATCATCAAAATATGCAAACCTTGGAACTGCTGCATATAATCTGAATCTGCTTATTGCAGGTGTAATGGAGGCAGCATTATACAGTGAACAGTTAGCAGTGAACAGTGAACAGTCAGAGAAGGAAAAAATATTTGAAGAGGCATTTGGGGAGATTTCTCAAATTTCTTATAAACTATATAGAGAATTGATTGAAGATGAGGATTTTCTTGCATACTTTTATCAGGCAACACCTATAGATGAACTTGAGTATCTAAAGATTGGTTCAAGACCCAGTTATAGGTCAGCCCCCGATAGCTTCAATCGGGGGTTGCCTGACATTAAAAAAGTAGAGGATTTGAGGGCTATCCCATGGATTTTTGCGTGGAACTTAAGCAGGCACATTATACCAGGATGGTATCCATTTGGGTCGGCAATTGAAATATGGGTCAAGGGTCAAGGGTCAAGAGGGGAAAGACTTTTAAAAGAGATGTATAGAGATTGGCTGTTCTTCAGCAATCTTGTTGATAATATCCAAATGGTTCTTGCAAAGACAGATATGGATATTGCAAGACTTTACGCCTCTCTTGTAAAAGATGAAAATGTAAGGAATGGGGTTTATAAAAAAATCAAAAAAGAATTTGATTTAACCGTTAAAATGATTTTAATGATTACAGGGCAGAAGAATATACTTGATAATGATAAATTCTTGCAGCGGTCTATAAATTTAAGAAAGCCGAGCATAGACCCTGTTGATTATATTCTGGTGGATTTGATTAAAAAGGTAAGGGATAAGAGGATAAAGGGCGAAGAGAGGCAAAGGGTTATAAAAACCCTTATGGCAGGCATAAACTGCATAGCAGCAGGCATGAGGAATACGGGATGA
- a CDS encoding LptF/LptG family permease: HGLTLYEIDSNFNIHSRVDAMEARWIMGKWQVTDGIKRQFQEGIIKTSVIKNETIPIKEGPDELHGTERLADEMSFADLKGYIAELKMDGYDATRYIVDLHGKIAFPFINIIMVILGVPFALKTGRHSGMAMGIGLSVIIGFSYWIVHAITTSIGYNGFMPPVIAAWSANLIFGIIGTLMFLNVRQ; this comes from the coding sequence TCCACGGCTTGACACTCTATGAGATTGACAGTAACTTCAATATCCATTCAAGGGTGGATGCCATGGAGGCAAGGTGGATAATGGGAAAATGGCAGGTTACAGACGGCATAAAACGGCAGTTTCAGGAAGGCATCATAAAGACATCTGTTATAAAAAATGAAACTATTCCTATTAAGGAAGGACCTGATGAACTTCACGGAACAGAAAGACTTGCAGATGAAATGAGTTTTGCTGACCTTAAAGGATATATTGCAGAATTAAAAATGGATGGTTATGATGCAACCCGGTATATTGTTGACCTTCACGGCAAAATAGCCTTCCCTTTTATAAATATCATAATGGTAATACTTGGTGTGCCGTTTGCGCTCAAGACAGGCAGACACAGCGGTATGGCAATGGGTATTGGTTTAAGTGTCATAATAGGCTTTAGTTACTGGATTGTCCATGCAATAACCACATCAATCGGCTACAATGGATTCATGCCGCCTGTAATTGCTGCATGGTCTGCAAATCTTATCTTTGGGATAATCGGGACACTTATGTTTTTGAATGTAAGGCAGTAG
- a CDS encoding zinc-ribbon domain-containing protein codes for MIVQCDVCQTKFRIDDSMVTEKGVRVRCTKCKNIFFVKPQTFDVPLPVPEPPKEEQTISFNIDTKPDIQPTDKKEMPDDEKLAADWSMDISFDEEKSPHPKEESHAVGAGGFEIFKDSSAADDSFSFDVENKPSPEPPITLSTTPEDEPIISEHKTMPDEDEHPSFEQEHTDASQEPPFFNDVVTDVPKEKKQSRLGIVIILSILFAALVVGVVYMTGSVNTVTRILNMKEPPLTSRFDIVDLKGYYYAENTVLGRLFLIEGKIISSYDVSKDITGIKGTLYNSKSSIIEEKLVSPGVIVLSDDLKTISKQELGKLFSNTKKSTMPPKGSMPFMVIFSDIPPDTYEFGVELIL; via the coding sequence ATGATTGTTCAATGTGATGTCTGCCAGACAAAATTCCGCATAGATGATTCAATGGTAACTGAAAAGGGTGTAAGGGTCAGATGCACAAAATGCAAAAACATATTTTTCGTTAAACCCCAAACCTTTGATGTGCCTCTGCCTGTGCCTGAACCTCCAAAAGAAGAACAAACCATATCTTTTAATATAGATACAAAGCCTGATATTCAGCCAACTGATAAAAAAGAGATGCCCGATGATGAAAAACTTGCTGCAGACTGGTCAATGGATATATCCTTTGATGAAGAAAAATCGCCTCATCCAAAAGAGGAATCCCATGCAGTCGGTGCAGGTGGTTTTGAAATATTTAAAGACTCATCTGCTGCAGATGACAGTTTTTCTTTTGATGTAGAAAATAAACCTTCACCAGAGCCTCCAATTACATTATCAACAACTCCGGAAGATGAACCCATCATATCCGAACATAAAACTATGCCAGATGAAGATGAACATCCATCATTTGAACAGGAACATACAGACGCATCTCAGGAACCCCCCTTTTTTAATGATGTGGTAACTGATGTTCCAAAGGAAAAGAAACAAAGCCGTCTAGGAATTGTAATTATTTTGAGTATATTGTTTGCTGCATTAGTTGTTGGTGTAGTGTATATGACAGGGAGTGTAAATACCGTTACCAGAATATTGAATATGAAAGAACCTCCTTTGACAAGCAGATTTGATATTGTTGACCTTAAAGGATATTATTACGCAGAGAATACAGTTCTCGGCAGATTATTTTTGATAGAGGGCAAGATTATAAGTTCCTATGATGTGTCTAAAGATATTACCGGTATAAAGGGAACTCTATATAACAGTAAAAGCAGTATAATAGAGGAAAAGTTGGTTAGTCCAGGGGTCATCGTATTGTCTGATGATTTAAAGACAATCTCAAAGCAAGAGTTGGGGAAACTCTTTAGTAATACTAAAAAAAGTACGATGCCTCCTAAAGGCAGCATGCCCTTCATGGTTATATTTAGCGATATACCTCCTGATACCTATGAGTTTGGTGTAGAACTTATTCTGTAA
- a CDS encoding HD domain-containing protein, with product MSGFDKKEYQSVVLGALLHDVGKMLQRGSFGSLDTKGQHPQVSSDFVSAFKGFFSKFVDFDLFKTLVQRHHENPSHFKENLLCQNAPEESKALSYLVSRADNYSSSERGEKAETYQDFKATPMVSIFSRIKLNKELPEQYRYRLNYLMPENAFPEKFNKYEDNEVFNPKNAFQKDIPIEPRLSRQFTNHY from the coding sequence ATGAGCGGGTTTGATAAAAAGGAATACCAGAGTGTGGTGCTGGGGGCGTTGCTGCATGATGTGGGGAAGATGCTGCAAAGAGGTAGTTTTGGTTCGCTTGATACGAAGGGGCAGCATCCTCAGGTCTCATCTGATTTTGTCAGTGCATTTAAGGGGTTCTTTTCTAAATTTGTAGATTTTGACTTATTCAAAACACTTGTTCAGAGGCATCATGAAAATCCTAGCCATTTTAAAGAGAATTTGCTTTGCCAAAATGCCCCTGAAGAATCTAAGGCATTAAGTTACCTTGTTAGCAGGGCAGATAACTATTCATCATCTGAAAGAGGCGAAAAGGCAGAAACCTATCAGGACTTTAAGGCAACCCCAATGGTATCAATATTCAGCCGCATTAAACTCAACAAAGAACTGCCTGAACAATACAGATACAGGCTTAATTACTTAATGCCAGAAAATGCCTTCCCTGAAAAATTTAATAAATATGAAGATAATGAAGTATTTAACCCAAAAAATGCATTTCAAAAAGACATACCTATAGAACCACGCCTATCAAGGCAATTCACGAATCATTATTAA
- the cas6 gene encoding CRISPR system precrRNA processing endoribonuclease RAMP protein Cas6, with protein sequence MWRFSVVKFNLTLKAIEPIILPIYKGSTFRGGFGHAFKKVVCTVRNTDCGNCLLKSKCIYSYVFETPPPENSEILRKYEKAPHPFVIEPPLETKTNYQPDEIITFNFILIGKAVDYLPYFIYTFEELGRIGIGKGRGKYELKEVTCGGKQIYNSADRQIKFFPSDDSSPTSLFPNPSTHNSKFITLNFLTPTRIIVNGDLVVDLEFHHLIRSLLRRISTISYFHYGERLDLDFKGLIERAQAVKVKDRDTEWHDWERYSARQDVRMKMGGFVGKVVFEGEMSEFMPFIKVGEILHVGKGTSFGLGKYEIKGSY encoded by the coding sequence ATGTGGAGGTTTTCGGTGGTTAAATTTAATTTAACCTTAAAGGCAATAGAGCCAATTATCCTCCCTATTTACAAAGGCTCTACCTTCCGCGGCGGATTCGGCCACGCCTTCAAAAAGGTCGTCTGCACCGTCAGGAACACTGATTGCGGCAACTGCCTTCTTAAATCAAAATGTATCTATTCTTATGTCTTTGAAACCCCGCCGCCAGAAAACTCGGAAATCCTCCGCAAATACGAAAAAGCCCCGCACCCTTTTGTAATAGAGCCTCCACTTGAAACAAAGACAAATTATCAGCCTGACGAAATCATTACATTCAATTTCATCCTTATCGGCAAAGCCGTGGATTATCTTCCATATTTTATCTACACCTTTGAAGAACTTGGTAGAATCGGGATTGGAAAAGGAAGGGGGAAATATGAATTAAAGGAAGTAACTTGTGGGGGAAAGCAGATTTACAATTCCGCTGACAGACAAATTAAGTTTTTTCCTTCAGATGATTCCTCTCCAACCTCTTTATTTCCAAACCCCTCAACTCATAACTCTAAATTCATAACTCTAAACTTCTTAACCCCCACCCGCATCATTGTGAACGGAGACCTTGTTGTGGATTTGGAATTTCATCACCTTATAAGGAGCCTCCTCCGCCGCATATCAACCATCTCATACTTCCATTACGGAGAGCGTCTTGACCTTGATTTCAAGGGATTGATTGAAAGGGCGCAGGCAGTTAAGGTAAAAGACAGAGACACAGAGTGGCATGACTGGGAGAGGTATTCGGCAAGACAGGATGTCAGGATGAAGATGGGCGGCTTTGTCGGGAAGGTTGTTTTTGAAGGAGAGATGTCTGAATTCATGCCGTTTATCAAAGTTGGCGAAATACTCCATGTCGGAAAAGGGACTAGTTTTGGGCTGGGGAAATATGAAATAAAAGGTAGTTATTGA
- the lptF gene encoding LPS export ABC transporter permease LptF: MPRTLDIYILKELAIPFILSSGILSITLLLSKSLKLIELIVNHGVSIIVVLKFLFFLMPPFLIYIIPISFLLSVLITFNRFSGDNEITAIKASGVGLYRLSAPVAVMAIITSLLSAYITLFAFPWANLSGKKLLYDVARTKAATGIKEKTFNDIFDRILIYVNHISQSNGDLNGIMVSEERQDETSNVIIANRGVLMTNPQSMSVTLRMMDGTVHKTIKKTNKYTLLMFNTYDINLRVKTSDNPSVSRTNRELTIGELLQKIDKTKASGENASPYIIDMHKRFALPSAIFIFGLMGIPLAIQHVRTSRYRGFIIALAVMLIYYTLSTLLESLGEEGRINPFFSFCGSNIIMGIIGIYIFYKAHKESRVKWLDNFQGFLASVIYRAKEFLQRKAG, encoded by the coding sequence ATGCCAAGAACCCTTGACATATATATACTTAAGGAACTTGCCATCCCTTTCATCTTAAGCAGCGGAATCTTATCAATAACACTGCTCTTAAGCAAATCGCTCAAACTAATAGAACTTATTGTGAACCATGGGGTCAGCATAATAGTAGTCTTAAAATTCTTATTCTTTCTCATGCCGCCGTTTTTAATCTATATAATACCAATTTCGTTTCTGCTTTCTGTTCTCATTACATTTAACAGATTTTCAGGAGACAATGAGATAACTGCAATAAAGGCATCTGGGGTAGGATTATATCGCTTGTCTGCCCCTGTGGCTGTAATGGCAATCATCACTTCTTTGTTATCAGCATACATAACCCTGTTTGCATTTCCATGGGCAAACCTTTCAGGAAAGAAACTGCTTTATGATGTAGCAAGAACAAAGGCTGCAACAGGTATAAAGGAAAAGACATTTAATGACATATTTGACAGGATTCTGATTTATGTAAACCATATCAGCCAGTCCAATGGAGATTTAAACGGGATTATGGTTTCAGAAGAGAGGCAGGATGAAACCTCCAATGTGATAATAGCAAACAGGGGAGTTCTTATGACAAACCCTCAATCTATGTCAGTAACCCTTCGTATGATGGATGGAACTGTGCATAAAACCATTAAGAAGACAAATAAATATACACTTTTAATGTTTAATACATACGATATAAACTTAAGGGTAAAGACATCTGATAATCCATCGGTATCCAGAACAAACAGGGAATTAACAATAGGAGAATTGCTGCAAAAGATTGACAAGACCAAGGCATCAGGGGAAAATGCATCACCTTATATTATAGATATGCACAAAAGGTTTGCCCTCCCATCTGCTATCTTTATATTCGGGCTTATGGGCATCCCTCTGGCAATCCAGCATGTCCGAACAAGCAGATACAGGGGTTTTATAATAGCACTTGCGGTCATGCTTATATATTACACCCTGTCAACTCTATTGGAATCTCTTGGTGAGGAGGGAAGGATAAACCCATTTTTTTCTTTTTGTGGTTCAAATATCATAATGGGTATAATAGGCATATATATCTTTTACAAGGCACATAAAGAGTCCAGAGTAAAATGGCTGGATAATTTTCAAGGGTTTCTTGCATCTGTTATTTACAGGGCAAAGGAGTTTCTGCAAAGGAAGGCAGGTTAA
- a CDS encoding type II toxin-antitoxin system VapB family antitoxin: MRTTLNIEDALLNKAKKMTGIQEKTSLVRLGLESLIARESAKRLASLGGTEKELKMIPRRRTADR; this comes from the coding sequence ATGAGGACAACACTAAACATAGAAGACGCGTTGCTTAACAAGGCAAAAAAAATGACAGGTATTCAGGAAAAAACCTCGCTTGTCAGGCTTGGGCTTGAATCATTGATAGCAAGGGAAAGCGCCAAAAGGCTTGCCAGTCTGGGGGGAACTGAAAAGGAATTGAAGATGATACCCCGCAGAAGAACTGCGGACAGATAA